The nucleotide window AGTTACTGACAGATACATTCTTTATACAGATCTTGAAGACATAATTGAACATATAAATTTATTTTTTTGGATAATGCCTAATAATTTTGTATTTTTAATTAAAACGTGCGAAGACATAAATTTACGCACAGTTACTGTTTGCGCAAAAGATAAAGCTGGATTATTATCTCAAATAGCAGGGGCATTTACATTAAACAGTATAAATATTTTAGATGTTCAAGTTAATACTTGGAAAAATGGAATCGCTCTTGATGTTTTTACTGTTACAGCCCCTCTTGATATTTTATATGAAAATGAAAAATGGGATAAAGTGAAACAAGATTTATCTTTAATAATTAAGGGTGAAATTAACATATATGAAGAAATATTTAATAATATTTTAATAAAAAAAGTGGGTTTTCCTATAACTGAAATGAAGCCAAGGAAGGTAGTTATTGATACAAAAATCTCAAGCTTTTATGACATTATAGAAGTTCATATAAACGATATTCCAGGCCTGCTTTTTACAATAACAAATACTTTACATAAATGTGCATTAGACGTTAAAATAGCTAAAATAGCCACTAACGTTGATCAAGTTGTTGATATTTTCTATGTAACAAATGAATATGGTGAAAAATTTTCTTCAAACGAAGAATTGGATTCTATAAAAGCATCAATTGAAATTGAACTTAATTATTTAGAAAATTATTTAAAATCAATTTAATGTAAGGATAAATTAAAATGAAAAAAATTGAAGCAATCATACGTCCAGAAAAGATTGATGATATAAAAAAAGCTTTTCAAGAGATAGGTCTTAAAGGCATGACGACTATTGAAGTAAAAGGATATGGAAGACAAAAAGGCCATAAAGAAATATACAGAGGAGCAGAATATATAATTGATTTTGTGCCTAAGCTTAAGATAGAAGTCGTAGTCAATTCAGATATGGTTGAAAAAATTGTTGAGCAAATCATTAAAGCTGGAAGTACAGGTAAATTAGGCGATGGTAAAATTTTTATACTCCCTGTAGAAGAAGCCATAAGAATAAGAACAGATGAAAGGGGTAAAGAGGCTTTAGAATAAATGACCTTTAATTATATAAACTTTCATGACGCAGCTTTATTTTTTCTTGTAATGCTAAAACAATTTTGATAATGCCAACACTATTTCTATTTTATAATCTTAAACAAAGAAATTAAAAAAACGTATTTTTAAGGTTTGGAGGATAATGAGCTTATTGGTAGATGCTATTTTAGGGACATTCTCAAGCGATCTTGCTATTGATTTGGGAACAGCCAATACTCTTGTATATGTTAAGGGTAAAGGTATAGTGCTTTGTGAGCCTTCAGTTGTAGCTGTTAGAATGGATAATAGAATGAAAAACAGAGTTCTTGCAGTTGGTATGGAGGCAAAAAATATGGTCGGACGAACTCCTGGCAATATTGTTGCCATCAGACCCATGAGAGACGGAGTTATTGCTGATTTTGAAGTTACAGAAGCGATGTTAAGACATTTTATTCATAAAGTTCATAATAGAAGAACTTTTGTTAGACCAAGAATAATTATAGCAGTTCCTTCAGGTATTACTCCTGTTGAAAAAAGAGCTGTAAAAGAATCAGCTTTGTCTGCCGGTGCAAGGGAAGTTTTTTTGATTGAAGAACCTATGGCTGCGGCTATTGGAGCTGGACTTCCTGTAACCGAGCCCACAGGCTGCATGATAGTTGATATTGGAGGAGGAACAACTGAAGTTGCCGTAATATCTTTAGCTGGCATTGTGTATAGCAGATCTTTACGGGTTGCTGGAGATAAAATGGATGCAGCAATCATGCAGTATATAAAGAGAAAATATAACCTTCTTATCGGTGAAAGAACCGCTGAAATAATAAAAACAACTATTGGTAATGCTTACCCATCTCCAAATGAAATAGAAACAATTGAGGTTAAAGGAAGAGATCTTGTTTCCGGTATACCTAAAATACTTGCTATTGATTCTGAAGAGGTAAGGATAGCTATTAGTGAACAAATTGACGCTATAGTTGAAACTGTGAAAATAGCACTCGAACAGACGCCTCCAGAGCTTGCCGCTGATATCGTTGATTCAGGTATAGTTCTAACTGGCGGAGGGGCTCTGCTTAAAAATCTTGATAAACTTTTAAGGGAGAGATGTGCTTTACCTATAACTATCGCTGATGATCCCCTATCTACAGTCGCCCTTGGATCGGGAATGGCTCTTGATAGCATTGA belongs to Desulfobacterales bacterium and includes:
- a CDS encoding P-II family nitrogen regulator; its protein translation is MKKIEAIIRPEKIDDIKKAFQEIGLKGMTTIEVKGYGRQKGHKEIYRGAEYIIDFVPKLKIEVVVNSDMVEKIVEQIIKAGSTGKLGDGKIFILPVEEAIRIRTDERGKEALE
- a CDS encoding rod shape-determining protein yields the protein MSLLVDAILGTFSSDLAIDLGTANTLVYVKGKGIVLCEPSVVAVRMDNRMKNRVLAVGMEAKNMVGRTPGNIVAIRPMRDGVIADFEVTEAMLRHFIHKVHNRRTFVRPRIIIAVPSGITPVEKRAVKESALSAGAREVFLIEEPMAAAIGAGLPVTEPTGCMIVDIGGGTTEVAVISLAGIVYSRSLRVAGDKMDAAIMQYIKRKYNLLIGERTAEIIKTTIGNAYPSPNEIETIEVKGRDLVSGIPKILAIDSEEVRIAISEQIDAIVETVKIALEQTPPELAADIVDSGIVLTGGGALLKNLDKLLRERCALPITIADDPLSTVALGSGMALDSIDILRQVVIL